The Anderseniella sp. Alg231-50 genome segment GGGCATGTTCGAGACCGGGAGCATGGTGACGTCCGTTCACCGCACGCCTGAACTGGACGAAGGCAAACATCATCGCGCCCGGCTGGGCTTCATCCTGATGTCAACGGACCTGGCGGCTGAGTCTGATTTCTTTGCCATGGCGCCCGAGGGCGTGGCGGTTCACATCACCCGGCTCAAGACGGATGACTACACAACAACCGAAACGCTGGCACGGCATATCGATCACATGGCGGACGCTGCATCGCGTTTGCAACCGGACACCAAACCTGACGTGATCAGTTACAGCTGTACCAGCGGTTCGATCGTCATCGGCGAGGACCGCATTTTCGCTGAAATCCGCAAGGGAGCACCGTGGGCAAAACCGATGTGCCTGGTGACCGGCGTCGTCGACGCGCTGCGCGAAGTGGGGGCAAGGAAACTGGTTGTCGGCACACCGTACCTGGACGAGATCAACACCGCGGAAGCCGAATTCCTGGTCGCCAGGGGATTTGACATTCTTGACATTCAGGGCCTGAACCTGACCACCGGCATCGAGTTCGGCCGCGTGACGCCCGACTACTGGAAAGCCTTTGCCCGGGAAATTGACCGGCCCGACGCGGACGCGATCTTTCTGTCATGCGGCGGCATCCGCTCACTGGAAGTCGCCGACGAGATCGAACAACTGACCGGCAAGCCGGTCATCACCAGCAACCAGGCGCAGTTCTGGAGCTGCCTCCGGCGCGCCGGCATCAAAGACAACATTGCCGGTTTCGGACAGATTTTCGCCCGGCCCGGCGGCCATCTCGCGGCCTGAGCGTGGTTCAGAGAGGTAAATCTTGCCATGCGGATCAGGATCAAGGTGTGCTGCATCGCCTCACGGGAAGAGGCGCAGATCGCAGTTGACGCGGGCGCAGACGCCCTCGGGCTCGTGGCCAAAATGCCGTCCGGCCCCGGGCCGATCAGTGACGAGGAGATCGCGGATATCACCGCCATCGTTCCGCCCCCGGTCGCAACTTTCATGCTGACATCCAGGACAACCGCAGACGCGATATCTCAGCACCTGGACAGAACTCGCCCGACATCAGTGCAGATCGTGTCCCACATCGACGAGACGGAAGCAGCGAGACTGGCCCGCCTGCAACCCCATGTGCGCCGGGTGCAGGTCATTCATGTCGAGGACCGGAGCGCACTCGACCTGATCCCGGTCTATGCGCCTCACATGCATGCGTTTCTGCTGGATTCCGGCAGGCCCGGCGCAGACACGCCGGAACTTGGCGGTACCGGCCGCCGGCACGACTGGTCAATCAGCCGGGCGTTTGTAGAAGCCAGCCCGCTGCCGGTGTTCCTGGCCGGCGGACTGACCGCAGACAATGCCCGGCAGGCGGTCCGCGAAGTCAGGCCCTTCGGTCTGGACCTGTGCACCGGGGTGCGCAGCAATGACCGGCTTGATGAGGCAAAACTGAAAGCCTTCATGACGGCTGCAACCACCGCCTGAATAAAGCGCGGCAAGCCCGCATTCAGCTTGCAAGGCCTTCTGAAATACCGTGAAGTGCGCTTGCCGAGCGCAACGCCTGAATGGCGTCATTGTTTCAAACGGAAGGCCGTTTACGCATGCTGACAACCGAAGGCAGCCTGACACCGGGATCGCGAAGTGATGATCCTCTTCTGCAACCGTTTCAGTTGAAAGGCCTGAAGCTGCGCAACCGCATCATGAGCACAAGCCACGCCGCCGGGCTTGGCGAGAACGGCATGCCGGCGCAACGCTACCAGGACTATCACGTTGAAAAGGCCAGAGGCGGACTGGGGCTGACCATGTTCGGCGGCTCGTCGAACGTTTCGATCGACAGTCCTTCGGTCATGCCGCAGTTGAATATGGGCGTGGATGCCGTCGTGCCCTACCTGCAGCAATTCTCCGAGCGGGTTCACGCGGAAGGTGCCGCCATCATGTGCCAGATCACCCATCTGGGGCGGCGCGGCGAGTTCGACCAGGGCGCCTACCTGCCTACCCCGGCGCCGTCGGTGGTGCGCGAAACCCTGCACCGGTCGATCCCGCGCGAGATGGACGATCATGACATCGCCCGCATCATCGCTGACTTTGCGCGCGCCGCGGAGCGCTGCAAGGAAGGCGGGCTGGACGGTATTGAATGCCTGTCCGGCGCTCATCTCATCGGCCAGTTCCTGTCGCCGGCGCAGAACTTCCGCACCGACGGGTATGGCGGGTCGCTGGAGAACCGGTGCCGCTTCGGGCTTGAAGTGTTCGAAGCCATTCGCAAGGCGGTGGGCGACGATTTCCTGGTCGGTTTCCGGTTCATTGTCGACGAGGGCTACAAGGAAGGGCTCGACCTCGAACAGAGCCTGGAAGTCGCAAAAGTGTTTCAGTCAGCCGGCCATATTGATTTCTTCAATGCCATTTACGGGCGCATGGACACCTTTGCCGCACTGGCTATCGACAATATGCCGGGCATGGCCTCGCCGGATGCGCCCTGGCTCAACAAGGCGGCAGCCTTCAAGGCCGAGATCAGACTGCCGGTGTTTCACGCCGCCAGGATTTCCGATGTCGCCACCGCACGCCATGCCATTACCGAAGGACTGATCGACCTGGTCGGCATGACCCGCGCCCATATTGCCGATCCGTACCTGGTGGCCAAGATCGCCGCCGGCGAGGAAGACAGGATCCGCCCCTGTGTCGGCACCACCCACTGCATGGGCCACATGCGCCCGACATGCGTGCACAATCCGGCCAGCGGCCATGAAGCGGCTCTCAATCAGGTCATCCAACCTGCCGATAAAAAACGCACCGTGGCCATTGTGGGCGCCGGTCCGGCCGGCCTTGAAGCCGCCAGGGTATGCGGTGAACGCGGGCACCGGGTAACGGTCCTGGAGGCAGCCCCGAAGGCCGGCGGGCAGGTCCTCCTGGCGGCAGGCGCATCATGGCGCAAGAACCTGATCGGGATTGTCGACTGGCGGGTGGGCGAACTGGAACAGCTGGGCGTCGATATCCGCTATAATGTCTACGCCGATGAAGACCAGGTCACCGCCCTCAACCCGGACCTGGTCATCATCGCCACCGGCGGTGTCCCGAACTTTGACCGCATTCCCGGTCATGAACTGATTACCAGCAGTTGGGAAATCCTCGACGGTACCGTGAAGCCCGCCGGCGATGTGCTGGTCGTCGACGGTACCGGGCGGCATGTGGCCCTGAGTGCTGCAGATACCTGCCACCGGCAGGGCAGCACCGTTCGCCTGGTCACGATCGACAGCATGCTTGCAGCCGAGCAGACCTATTCGGAGCAGGTTATCTGGAGAAAGTGGGCACGGGAGAACAATCTGCCGATGCACACCGAGGAACTGCTGATTGAAGTGCGCCAGCAAGGCAACCGGCTGGCGGCCACATTCAGGAGCGAACTGACCGGCCAGGAAAGCGAGATTTCTGCCGGCCAGGTGATATTCGACGGCGGCACATACCCTGCAGACGAGCTGTTTCACGGGCTGCGCCAGCGGTCCTCCAACGATGGTGTAACACACTTGGAAAACTGGGCTGCGGGCCGTGGAACCGAACCGGACGGGGTGAAGAACCCGGATGCCGCATTCGAGCTGCACCGCATCGGCGACGCCCTTTCAAGCCGCAATATCCACGCCGCAGTCAACGACGCGCTACGCCTGTGCCAGGCGTGCTGAACACCAAAGCCTGATCGGAAAAATGGGATTGCCGCATCAGGCAAGAAGGATTTTAACGCCACTTTCACCATCACGATGTTTGCGACAGCCGGCGGCGGCGTTCCTTGAATTTGGCGTGGGAGGCATCGGTGCCGTCGTGGAAGGAGCCGAACCACTTGTCCCACGGCACTTCCAGGTTGCCGTAATTGCACTCGAAATAGCGGTGGTGCATCTGGTGATGGAAAGTGCCGAGCGCCAGCCGGCTCTTGTCCTTCACCAAAAGGCCTTCAAACCCGGTATGCGACGTGGCCGCGGTCAGCGCCTGGTGCTGCATGTGGAACAGGATATGGATCGGGTGGGCCGCCACGACCCAGTGGATCAATACCGATGACAGGAAGATCAGGTGCTCGATGGGGTGCATGGAAAACCCGGACCACGGCCCGACATTGGTGTTGCGGTGATGCAGGGCATGGGCAAGCCGGTACAGCGGCGGCCAGTGCAGCCAGCGGTGCACCCAGTAGAAATGAAATGAAATCCACACCGGCGTCAGGAAGAACAGGGCGATAAACCAGACCGGGTTGTCCGCCCACAGGAGAGTGGGCGCATAGCCGTTGGCCATGGCCCAGAACATCAGCACCTCATAAGCCGTCCAGAATGCGACCCCGCTGGTCAGCGACCAGAACATGTTGTCATGCACCTGGTTTTTGAAGGTGAAGGAACTTGTCCCCCTGGACAGCTCGCGCTTGTCGAACTTGCGCCGCCTGTCCTGCTTTTTCCAGGTGTAGAAATACAGGTGCAGCCCGCCAGCAATGGCCACAAGCAGCACGAGATTGCGCACATAGATCTGGGCAATCCAACCCGGTGCCAGGGTT includes the following:
- a CDS encoding phosphoribosylanthranilate isomerase; the encoded protein is MRIRIKVCCIASREEAQIAVDAGADALGLVAKMPSGPGPISDEEIADITAIVPPPVATFMLTSRTTADAISQHLDRTRPTSVQIVSHIDETEAARLARLQPHVRRVQVIHVEDRSALDLIPVYAPHMHAFLLDSGRPGADTPELGGTGRRHDWSISRAFVEASPLPVFLAGGLTADNARQAVREVRPFGLDLCTGVRSNDRLDEAKLKAFMTAATTA
- a CDS encoding sterol desaturase family protein — protein: MTQTTENEPGSGDSAFARQWHHRPPVPVQVSPFFSWPPDPVRMLRWVAVRWFSIAENTILVVLAYVTWRWFQPGLEEAKTLAPGWIAQIYVRNLVLLVAIAGGLHLYFYTWKKQDRRRKFDKRELSRGTSSFTFKNQVHDNMFWSLTSGVAFWTAYEVLMFWAMANGYAPTLLWADNPVWFIALFFLTPVWISFHFYWVHRWLHWPPLYRLAHALHHRNTNVGPWSGFSMHPIEHLIFLSSVLIHWVVAAHPIHILFHMQHQALTAATSHTGFEGLLVKDKSRLALGTFHHQMHHRYFECNYGNLEVPWDKWFGSFHDGTDASHAKFKERRRRLSQTS
- a CDS encoding oxidoreductase translates to MLTTEGSLTPGSRSDDPLLQPFQLKGLKLRNRIMSTSHAAGLGENGMPAQRYQDYHVEKARGGLGLTMFGGSSNVSIDSPSVMPQLNMGVDAVVPYLQQFSERVHAEGAAIMCQITHLGRRGEFDQGAYLPTPAPSVVRETLHRSIPREMDDHDIARIIADFARAAERCKEGGLDGIECLSGAHLIGQFLSPAQNFRTDGYGGSLENRCRFGLEVFEAIRKAVGDDFLVGFRFIVDEGYKEGLDLEQSLEVAKVFQSAGHIDFFNAIYGRMDTFAALAIDNMPGMASPDAPWLNKAAAFKAEIRLPVFHAARISDVATARHAITEGLIDLVGMTRAHIADPYLVAKIAAGEEDRIRPCVGTTHCMGHMRPTCVHNPASGHEAALNQVIQPADKKRTVAIVGAGPAGLEAARVCGERGHRVTVLEAAPKAGGQVLLAAGASWRKNLIGIVDWRVGELEQLGVDIRYNVYADEDQVTALNPDLVIIATGGVPNFDRIPGHELITSSWEILDGTVKPAGDVLVVDGTGRHVALSAADTCHRQGSTVRLVTIDSMLAAEQTYSEQVIWRKWARENNLPMHTEELLIEVRQQGNRLAATFRSELTGQESEISAGQVIFDGGTYPADELFHGLRQRSSNDGVTHLENWAAGRGTEPDGVKNPDAAFELHRIGDALSSRNIHAAVNDALRLCQAC
- a CDS encoding arylmalonate decarboxylase, with the protein product MFETGSMVTSVHRTPELDEGKHHRARLGFILMSTDLAAESDFFAMAPEGVAVHITRLKTDDYTTTETLARHIDHMADAASRLQPDTKPDVISYSCTSGSIVIGEDRIFAEIRKGAPWAKPMCLVTGVVDALREVGARKLVVGTPYLDEINTAEAEFLVARGFDILDIQGLNLTTGIEFGRVTPDYWKAFAREIDRPDADAIFLSCGGIRSLEVADEIEQLTGKPVITSNQAQFWSCLRRAGIKDNIAGFGQIFARPGGHLAA